In a single window of the Bacteroidota bacterium genome:
- a CDS encoding 4-(cytidine 5'-diphospho)-2-C-methyl-D-erythritol kinase gives MICFPNAKINIGLNIIRKREDGYHDIESIMYPLKGIVYDALEIIQSSEFGVQSSGIKIPGDEKNNLCVKAYHLIAKDYPLPPIKIYLHKAIPIGAGLGGGSADGAFMIRLLNDEFKLGLAWGEMHHYARQLGSDCSFFISNQPVFAEGKGDELEPVQLSLSNYHIAVVYPNIHINTAEAYREMDEGQGTRDEGKKQLIELIKLPIEKWKGNIVNDFEEAIFPKQPEIKKIKEKLYSLGALYASMSGSGSAVYGIFNPLDRRPTGFKKETKVKKYFRKLQVWEGKLT, from the coding sequence ATGATTTGTTTCCCCAACGCAAAAATAAATATCGGACTTAACATTATCCGCAAGCGGGAGGATGGCTATCACGATATTGAAAGTATAATGTATCCGCTGAAGGGGATAGTGTATGATGCGCTGGAAATAATTCAGAGTTCGGAGTTTGGAGTTCAGAGTTCGGGAATAAAAATACCGGGAGATGAAAAAAACAATCTCTGTGTGAAAGCATACCATCTGATTGCAAAAGATTATCCGCTTCCTCCAATAAAAATTTATTTGCACAAAGCAATTCCTATTGGCGCGGGCTTGGGTGGCGGTTCGGCTGACGGAGCGTTTATGATTCGTTTACTGAATGATGAATTCAAACTGGGCTTAGCGTGGGGAGAAATGCATCATTATGCCCGGCAGTTAGGAAGCGACTGCTCTTTTTTTATAAGCAACCAACCGGTTTTTGCAGAAGGAAAAGGAGATGAGCTTGAACCTGTACAATTATCATTGAGCAACTATCACATTGCTGTTGTTTATCCGAACATTCATATCAATACTGCGGAAGCATATAGGGAAATGGACGAGGGACAAGGGACGAGGGACGAGGGGAAAAAACAATTGATAGAGTTGATTAAACTCCCAATTGAAAAATGGAAAGGGAACATTGTAAATGATTTTGAAGAAGCCATCTTTCCGAAACAGCCTGAAATAAAAAAAATAAAAGAAAAACTTTATTCGCTTGGCGCGCTGTATGCCTCCATGAGCGGAAGCGGCTCGGCTGTGTATGGGATATTCAACCCGTTGGACAGACGTCCTACGGGTTTCAAAAAAGAAACCAAAGTAAAAAAATACTTTAGAAAATTACAGGTTTGGGAAGGTAAACTCACTTAG
- a CDS encoding phosphatase PAP2 family protein: MIELLKNIDTRLFLFFNAHHTPFMDSVMSFAGNKFTWIPLYLLFLFFVWKKAKNKMWLVVLSVVILITLSDQISVHLFKKTFQRCRPCHNLLLQDKIQLINGECGGIYGFVSSHAANTFALITFLSLFFRRKDFALCMYLWASIVSYSRVYAGVHYPFDILGGMMLGIFLGVTGYKSYIHLDKKYAH; encoded by the coding sequence ATGATCGAGTTGTTAAAAAATATAGATACGCGGCTTTTTCTTTTCTTCAATGCGCATCACACACCATTCATGGATTCAGTGATGAGTTTTGCAGGAAATAAATTCACGTGGATTCCTTTATATCTTTTGTTTTTATTTTTTGTCTGGAAGAAAGCAAAAAACAAAATGTGGCTGGTGGTTTTGTCTGTCGTCATTCTCATCACACTTTCCGACCAGATTTCGGTTCATCTTTTCAAAAAAACTTTCCAGCGCTGCCGCCCTTGCCATAATCTCTTGCTTCAGGATAAAATCCAGCTAATCAACGGAGAGTGTGGCGGGATATACGGGTTTGTGTCTTCGCACGCTGCAAACACATTTGCCCTCATCACGTTTCTCAGTTTATTTTTCCGCAGAAAAGATTTCGCACTATGCATGTATCTTTGGGCAAGTATTGTTTCGTACAGCAGGGTGTATGCGGGCGTTCATTATCCTTTTGATATTCTTGGCGGCATGATGCTTGGCATTTTCCTGGGAGTAACCGGATACAAATCATATATTCATTTAGATAAAAAATATGCTCACTAA
- a CDS encoding acetyl-CoA carboxylase carboxyltransferase subunit alpha: protein MNYLDFEKPIEELSEQIEKLKHMAQKSKVDVSKSIRELEAKIKAKQIEIFSNLSPWQRVQLSRHPDRPYTLDYIQAITEGNFTEFAGDRFVKDDKAMVGGFGSVDGKTIMFIGQQKGRTTKERQMRNFGMANPEGYRKSLRLMKLAEKFNKPIVTFIDTPGAYPGIEAEERGQAEAIARNLYEMSRLKVPVICVIIGEGASGGALGIGVGDKVLMLENTWYSVISPESCSSILWRSWDFKEKAADVLKLTPEDMLKNKLIDGIIPEPFGGAHTNPEDSYRLVKEDILKHLKELQSMTVEERVKSRIEKFCSMGVVVRENSAIAR from the coding sequence ATGAACTACCTCGATTTTGAAAAACCTATTGAAGAACTTTCTGAGCAGATAGAAAAGCTTAAACACATGGCTCAGAAAAGCAAAGTGGATGTTAGCAAATCCATTCGGGAACTGGAAGCAAAAATCAAGGCGAAACAGATTGAAATTTTTTCCAACCTCAGTCCCTGGCAGCGCGTTCAGTTATCGCGCCACCCCGACCGCCCCTATACACTTGATTACATACAAGCAATCACCGAAGGGAACTTTACTGAGTTTGCAGGCGACCGTTTTGTTAAAGACGATAAAGCAATGGTAGGCGGCTTTGGTTCAGTGGATGGAAAGACCATCATGTTCATCGGACAGCAGAAAGGAAGAACAACCAAAGAACGCCAGATGCGAAATTTCGGCATGGCAAATCCTGAAGGATACAGAAAATCTCTTCGCCTGATGAAACTGGCAGAGAAGTTTAACAAACCCATTGTTACTTTCATTGATACTCCTGGCGCTTATCCGGGCATTGAAGCGGAAGAGCGCGGACAGGCAGAAGCCATCGCAAGAAATCTTTATGAAATGTCTCGTCTCAAAGTTCCTGTCATTTGCGTAATCATTGGCGAAGGAGCTTCCGGTGGCGCTCTTGGCATTGGCGTTGGAGATAAGGTATTGATGCTTGAGAATACATGGTATTCGGTTATTTCTCCTGAATCCTGTTCCTCTATTTTATGGCGCAGCTGGGATTTCAAGGAAAAGGCAGCCGATGTTTTAAAACTTACTCCGGAAGATATGCTTAAGAATAAACTGATTGACGGAATCATTCCGGAACCGTTTGGCGGTGCCCATACAAATCCGGAGGATAGTTATAGATTGGTTAAAGAAGATATTCTTAAACATCTCAAAGAACTGCAAAGCATGACAGTTGAAGAAAGAGTGAAGTCTCGCATTGAAAAATTCTGTTCTATGGGAGTTGTAGTCAGAGAAAACAGCGCTATTGCCCGATAA
- a CDS encoding LptF/LptG family permease — translation MKKLDLYIIRKFLGTFFFSIILILMIVIVFDISERMEDFLDKKPPLREIIFDYYLNFIPFFANLFSPLFVFIAVIYFTSRMAYRSEIVAILGSGVSFRRLLRPYMMAATVIAALSLYLNHFVIPQANKTRLAFEEAYLRNPYTNNDRNIHRQIAPGTFIYFNSYNNQRNTGYQFSLEKIHGGTRFYFLKSDYIKWDSTGNKWSLENYFVRQISGMDEVITRGAKLDTVFDFLPTDFGKRENRIEAMQTPELSAFIDEEQKKGSSLIPFYEVEKHRRSSYPFATFVLTLIGASVASRKVRGGIGWHIGLGLMLAFTYILFMQVSTTFATNGGYPALIAVWIPNVIYVFLAFYMLSKAPK, via the coding sequence ATGAAGAAACTGGATTTGTACATCATCCGGAAATTCCTTGGAACATTTTTCTTTTCCATCATTCTGATTTTAATGATTGTGATTGTATTTGATATTTCTGAACGAATGGAAGATTTTCTTGACAAAAAACCTCCGCTCCGCGAAATTATTTTTGATTACTACCTGAACTTCATACCCTTTTTTGCAAACCTCTTCAGTCCGCTTTTTGTTTTTATAGCAGTGATTTATTTCACATCGCGCATGGCATACAGGAGCGAAATTGTTGCCATACTCGGCAGCGGTGTCAGCTTCAGAAGGCTGCTTCGACCTTATATGATGGCTGCCACCGTCATTGCCGCCCTTTCGCTTTATCTGAATCATTTTGTAATTCCGCAGGCAAACAAAACACGCCTTGCTTTCGAAGAAGCGTATCTCAGAAATCCGTACACGAATAATGACCGGAACATACACCGCCAGATTGCTCCCGGCACTTTTATTTATTTCAACAGCTACAACAACCAGCGCAATACTGGCTACCAGTTCTCTCTCGAAAAAATTCACGGTGGCACCCGCTTCTATTTTCTGAAATCAGATTACATTAAGTGGGACAGCACTGGAAATAAATGGAGTTTGGAAAATTATTTTGTACGCCAGATAAGCGGCATGGACGAAGTGATTACCCGTGGCGCTAAACTCGATACTGTTTTTGATTTTCTGCCTACTGATTTCGGCAAGCGGGAAAACAGAATTGAAGCCATGCAAACACCCGAACTAAGTGCCTTCATTGACGAAGAACAAAAAAAAGGTTCATCCCTTATTCCTTTTTATGAAGTGGAGAAACACAGGCGCAGTTCATACCCATTCGCTACGTTTGTGCTTACGCTTATTGGCGCGTCAGTGGCAAGCCGGAAAGTGCGCGGTGGAATTGGCTGGCACATCGGGCTGGGGCTTATGCTCGCATTCACTTATATTTTATTTATGCAGGTATCAACCACTTTTGCAACCAACGGTGGATATCCCGCACTCATTGCAGTTTGGATTCCGAATGTGATTTATGTATTCCTCGCTTTTTATATGCTGAGCAAAGCGCCTAAGTGA
- the crcB gene encoding fluoride efflux transporter CrcB: MLTNLLYVFLGGGIGSVVRFGISLLMLHVSKSVFPIATLVSNLLSCFVLGLTVFLLGEKFNTEMTLRLLIVTGFCGGFSTFSAFSYETVELMKSGYTMYAVLNVLLSVSVCLGIIYLFTRSHA; the protein is encoded by the coding sequence ATGCTCACTAATTTATTATATGTTTTTCTTGGCGGTGGAATCGGAAGCGTTGTGCGTTTCGGAATTTCCCTGCTGATGTTACATGTTTCCAAATCAGTTTTTCCGATCGCCACGCTGGTTTCAAATCTCTTGAGCTGCTTTGTGCTCGGACTTACGGTTTTTTTACTCGGAGAAAAATTTAACACGGAAATGACCTTGCGTCTGCTTATCGTTACCGGCTTCTGCGGTGGGTTCAGCACCTTTTCTGCTTTCAGCTATGAAACTGTTGAACTGATGAAATCGGGTTATACAATGTATGCAGTGCTGAATGTGCTGCTCAGTGTTTCTGTTTGCCTTGGAATAATTTACCTCTTCACTCGTTCACACGCATGA